Proteins encoded by one window of uncultured Draconibacterium sp.:
- a CDS encoding tetratricopeptide repeat protein — MRYKIFILFLLMICAATTLLAQRKIDLLLIDKNYDKALQEIDKELAVNPSSALFYKKGVVYKNLQDYQKALEAFLSGLQYNASNVVMLEETAECFSILGNNQDAISFYEKAIQVDPENLALAGKLGRVHINLNDYKTAYNVFSGIYEKDSSNVYWNKQLAYCSFRVFQREQARDLYERVLDANPRDHGTYINLIHCYNWKKEATEIMATIDSGLVQFPADKDLLFEKAMFFYKTKRYGPAMLQFEKYLEQEKQPAYETLMNYGISTYFAEQEAKALDIFGDLKRMNPNDPLVMYYQSLCNRKLKNFEDAIELMTFAIDASVPDYVSEMYHHLGQMYGQQRDFKASIEALKKAYELNPGKTEVLFEIATTYEEYNSNKTLAMNYYRIYLTESGESAKNAIYALERIEKLKEDLFFDE; from the coding sequence ATGCGTTATAAAATTTTTATACTATTCCTGTTAATGATTTGTGCTGCAACCACTTTGTTGGCACAACGCAAAATAGATTTGCTTTTAATTGATAAAAACTACGATAAAGCCCTGCAAGAAATTGATAAAGAACTGGCAGTAAATCCATCGTCCGCATTGTTTTATAAAAAAGGCGTGGTTTATAAAAACCTGCAGGATTACCAAAAAGCACTGGAAGCTTTTCTGAGCGGGCTGCAATACAATGCCAGTAATGTTGTAATGCTGGAAGAAACTGCTGAGTGTTTTTCAATTTTGGGGAATAACCAGGATGCAATTTCCTTTTATGAAAAAGCAATACAAGTTGACCCAGAAAACCTGGCTCTCGCAGGCAAACTTGGTCGTGTGCACATTAATTTAAACGACTACAAAACAGCATACAACGTTTTTTCCGGAATTTATGAAAAGGACTCGAGTAACGTATACTGGAACAAGCAATTAGCTTATTGTTCATTCCGCGTTTTTCAGCGCGAACAGGCGCGCGATCTGTATGAAAGAGTGTTGGATGCCAATCCGCGCGACCATGGAACTTACATTAATTTAATTCACTGCTACAATTGGAAAAAGGAAGCAACAGAAATAATGGCCACTATTGATTCTGGTCTTGTGCAGTTTCCGGCAGATAAAGACTTGCTGTTTGAAAAGGCCATGTTTTTTTACAAAACAAAACGTTACGGCCCGGCAATGTTACAGTTTGAGAAATACCTGGAACAGGAGAAACAACCAGCCTATGAAACCCTTATGAATTATGGTATTAGTACCTATTTTGCAGAGCAGGAAGCAAAAGCTCTTGATATTTTTGGCGACTTAAAACGGATGAATCCAAACGATCCACTGGTGATGTACTACCAAAGTTTGTGTAACCGAAAACTTAAAAATTTCGAGGATGCCATTGAACTAATGACTTTTGCAATTGATGCATCGGTGCCTGATTATGTATCCGAAATGTATCATCATTTAGGGCAAATGTATGGCCAGCAACGAGATTTTAAAGCGTCGATTGAAGCACTAAAGAAAGCCTACGAGTTGAATCCCGGAAAAACAGAAGTACTGTTTGAAATTGCGACAACTTACGAGGAGTATAATTCAAATAAAACGCTGGCAATGAACTATTACCGGATTTATTTAACAGAATCAGGGGAAAGTGCCAAA
- a CDS encoding M56 family metallopeptidase, with product MNNLVNFIIESGISLALLSLIYVLFLRKETFFRLNRLFLLFSVLFSVILPFLHFRVYAPQSNMLAEVTVTPYRNVLEAVTIYGQDLSGAMVNSISSSKIIISVYLLGLLFFLGRMIFRIIQIVLIIAKNEIQYIDNYRFVLVDKEFSPFSFLGYIFINPKMKKESGYEKMVTHEMEHIKQGHTFDVLILEILTVFQWFNPFMWMLKRAIRENHEYLADHAVLGSGISSAQYKQLLLSQAVGAQLDIANNFNSSLVKKRIQMISKIRSSKLANLKYILGFISLLALVIIFACEQKETVQITKVEDSNERKITVELLDDRMKLEGDQEDLEFLHGLLNDKNKYEFDTDSLGNVFLVKSKEQVPLELDEEDQVFFIVEEMPEFPGGDLALRKFIANSIKYPEVAIEKGIQGKVYVTFVVTGEGKIANAKIARGVDPSIDKEALRVVNSLPQWKPGYQRGKTVNVSYTVPINFVLQ from the coding sequence ATGAATAATCTTGTAAATTTTATTATTGAATCGGGGATAAGCCTGGCATTGCTATCGCTTATTTACGTGTTGTTTTTACGAAAAGAAACTTTTTTTCGTTTAAACCGGCTCTTTCTGCTCTTTTCCGTTTTGTTTTCGGTAATTCTTCCTTTTCTGCATTTTCGGGTTTATGCACCACAATCAAACATGCTGGCCGAAGTTACCGTAACACCATATCGTAATGTTTTAGAGGCTGTTACCATTTACGGGCAGGATCTTTCAGGAGCAATGGTAAATTCAATCAGTTCAAGCAAGATCATAATTTCTGTTTATTTATTAGGGCTGCTGTTTTTCCTTGGCCGAATGATTTTCAGAATCATACAGATTGTACTTATCATTGCTAAAAACGAAATACAATACATTGATAATTATCGTTTTGTGTTGGTTGACAAAGAATTCAGCCCTTTTTCGTTTTTGGGCTATATTTTCATCAATCCGAAAATGAAAAAAGAATCGGGTTACGAAAAAATGGTGACGCATGAAATGGAACACATTAAACAAGGACATACATTCGATGTGTTGATTCTTGAAATACTAACTGTCTTCCAGTGGTTTAATCCTTTTATGTGGATGTTAAAACGTGCCATTCGCGAAAATCACGAATACCTGGCCGATCATGCGGTTTTAGGTTCCGGAATAAGTTCTGCTCAGTATAAACAATTACTTTTAAGTCAGGCCGTTGGAGCGCAATTGGATATTGCCAATAATTTTAATTCGTCGTTGGTTAAAAAGCGAATTCAAATGATTTCGAAAATACGGTCATCGAAATTGGCCAACCTTAAATATATATTGGGTTTTATATCCTTGCTGGCATTGGTTATAATATTTGCGTGCGAACAAAAAGAAACGGTGCAAATAACGAAGGTAGAAGACAGTAACGAGAGGAAAATTACCGTTGAGTTACTGGATGATCGAATGAAACTGGAAGGTGATCAGGAAGATCTGGAGTTTTTACATGGCTTGCTGAATGATAAAAACAAGTACGAATTTGATACGGATAGCTTAGGCAATGTTTTTCTGGTAAAAAGTAAAGAACAAGTTCCATTGGAATTAGATGAAGAAGATCAAGTATTTTTTATTGTTGAAGAAATGCCGGAATTCCCTGGTGGCGACCTGGCATTACGGAAGTTTATTGCCAACTCTATTAAATATCCTGAGGTTGCCATAGAAAAGGGTATTCAGGGGAAAGTTTATGTAACCTTTGTAGTTACCGGCGAAGGTAAAATTGCAAATGCCAAAATTGCCCGGGGAGTTGATCCTTCAATTGATAAAGAGGCGTTGCGTGTAGTTAATTCGTTACCTCAATGGAAGCCCGGTTATCAACGCGGAAAAACGGTAAACGTGAGTTATACGGTGCCAATTAATTTTGTTCTTCAATAA
- a CDS encoding energy transducer TonB — translation MRKFILITLGLLLTMSVFAQDDQKEKDVFFIVDDMPEYPGGHEALRNDIASLVKYPVAAKENGIQGKVYITFLVNEEGKVEDAKIARGVDPSIDKEALRVINALDKNWKPGEKDGVPVKVSYTVPINFALNKEAAKEGKSSYGEGDSQVFFIVEDMPEFPGGDEALRKYIANALSYPEIAQEKKIQGKVYVSFVVEKDGSVGDAKIARGVDPSLDKEALRVVKALPMWKPGRQRGEPVRVQYTVPINFALN, via the coding sequence ATGAGAAAGTTTATTTTAATCACTTTAGGTTTGTTGCTGACAATGAGCGTATTTGCACAGGATGACCAGAAAGAAAAAGACGTATTTTTCATTGTTGACGACATGCCGGAATATCCCGGAGGCCATGAAGCACTTCGCAATGATATCGCATCGTTGGTAAAATATCCGGTTGCTGCCAAAGAAAATGGAATTCAGGGAAAAGTGTACATTACTTTTTTAGTAAATGAAGAAGGTAAAGTTGAAGATGCAAAAATAGCACGAGGTGTTGATCCTTCGATCGATAAGGAGGCATTAAGGGTTATTAATGCACTCGACAAAAACTGGAAGCCCGGAGAAAAAGATGGTGTGCCTGTAAAAGTGAGTTACACAGTACCTATAAATTTTGCTCTTAACAAGGAAGCGGCAAAAGAGGGAAAAAGCTCATACGGAGAAGGTGATAGTCAAGTATTTTTTATCGTGGAAGATATGCCCGAATTCCCAGGCGGCGATGAAGCATTAAGAAAATATATAGCCAATGCACTTTCTTATCCTGAAATTGCACAAGAGAAGAAAATACAAGGTAAAGTATATGTTTCGTTTGTAGTTGAAAAAGATGGCTCGGTAGGAGATGCAAAAATAGCTCGTGGTGTAGATCCTTCACTAGATAAAGAAGCACTCCGGGTAGTAAAAGCCTTACCCATGTGGAAGCCGGGGAGACAACGAGGCGAGCCTGTTCGGGTTCAGTATACAGTTCCTATAAATTTTGCCTTAAATTAA
- a CDS encoding BlaI/MecI/CopY family transcriptional regulator yields MKELTKAEEQVMQLLWKLEKAFVKDIIEEMPVPKPAYNTVSTIVRILEKKGFVGHNAYGKTHEYFPLISRKEYTRSFMKNFMRNYFSGSFQEMVSFFAKEDNMSLSELDEMMEDVKRDLENENRETDE; encoded by the coding sequence ATGAAGGAACTTACCAAAGCCGAAGAGCAGGTAATGCAGTTGCTCTGGAAACTTGAAAAAGCATTTGTTAAAGATATTATTGAAGAGATGCCCGTTCCAAAACCCGCGTACAATACCGTTTCTACAATTGTTCGCATTTTGGAAAAGAAAGGATTTGTAGGGCACAACGCTTATGGTAAAACTCATGAGTATTTTCCTTTGATTTCGAGAAAAGAATATACGCGTTCGTTTATGAAAAACTTTATGCGAAATTATTTTAGTGGCTCGTTCCAGGAAATGGTTTCGTTTTTTGCCAAGGAAGACAACATGAGTTTATCCGAATTGGATGAAATGATGGAAGATGTGAAACGCGACTTAGAAAACGAAAACCGGGAGACCGATGAATAA